A stretch of Natronococcus sp. CG52 DNA encodes these proteins:
- a CDS encoding 2-oxoacid:ferredoxin oxidoreductase subunit beta, whose amino-acid sequence MSSDVRFTDFKSDKQPTWCPGCGDFGTMNGMMKALAETGNDPDNTFVVAGIGCSGKIGTYMHSYALHGVHGRALPVGTGVKMARPDIEVMVAGGDGDGYSIGAGHFVHAVRRNVDMSYVVMDNRIYGLTKGQASPTSRSDFETATTPEGPKQPPVNPLALALASGATFIAQSFASDALRHQEIVQKAIEHDGFGFVNVFSPCVTFNDVDTYDYFRDSLVDLQEDEDHDANDYEAAKKVILDSEKEYQGVMYQNENSVPYHEQHGVTEDMSEIPDGAPEDAMDLVREFY is encoded by the coding sequence ATGAGCTCCGACGTTCGATTCACAGACTTCAAATCCGACAAGCAGCCGACGTGGTGTCCCGGATGCGGCGACTTCGGGACGATGAACGGTATGATGAAAGCCCTCGCCGAGACCGGCAACGATCCCGACAACACCTTCGTGGTGGCCGGGATCGGCTGTTCCGGCAAGATCGGGACCTACATGCACAGCTACGCCCTTCACGGGGTTCACGGCCGTGCGCTCCCGGTCGGGACCGGCGTCAAGATGGCCCGCCCCGACATCGAGGTCATGGTCGCCGGCGGCGACGGTGACGGCTACTCGATCGGTGCCGGTCACTTCGTCCACGCCGTCCGCCGGAACGTCGACATGTCCTACGTCGTCATGGACAACCGGATCTACGGCCTGACGAAGGGACAGGCCTCGCCGACCTCGCGCTCGGACTTCGAGACCGCGACGACGCCCGAAGGACCGAAGCAGCCGCCGGTCAACCCGCTCGCGCTCGCGCTCGCTTCCGGCGCCACCTTCATCGCGCAGTCGTTCGCCTCGGACGCGCTGCGCCACCAGGAGATCGTCCAGAAAGCGATCGAACACGACGGTTTCGGCTTCGTCAACGTCTTCAGTCCCTGCGTCACGTTCAACGACGTCGACACCTACGACTACTTCCGCGACTCGCTGGTCGACCTGCAGGAGGACGAGGACCACGACGCGAACGACTACGAGGCCGCCAAGAAAGTCATCCTCGACAGCGAGAAGGAGTACCAGGGCGTGATGTATCAGAACGAAAACTCCGTGCCGTACCACGAACAGCACGGCGTCACCGAGGACATGTCCGAGATTCCGGACGGCGCGCCCGAGGACGCGATGGACCTCGTCCGCGAATTCTACTGA
- a CDS encoding DUF6517 family protein: protein MTTSRRSLLAAGATGTLAVTSGCLDVVFGGEPLEFDAGRVAPTDAALADTGYEVDETDQRSVEQTISVGVDRQVRGSFWSSTYTKRREHEGELRDASLFAAISLPGMKAVGHSVNPLDGMSSEELLEEILERVDGTYGSIKDVTHEESFSLEILEAGREVDVFVGETEFEGERVEVDVTITSFDHEDDLLVLVGSHPDLLAEESANLELLMESVEHPVDDE, encoded by the coding sequence ATGACGACCTCTCGACGATCGCTTCTCGCTGCGGGGGCGACCGGTACGCTCGCGGTCACGTCCGGCTGTCTGGACGTCGTGTTCGGCGGTGAACCGCTCGAGTTCGACGCCGGCCGCGTCGCCCCGACGGATGCGGCACTCGCGGACACCGGCTACGAAGTAGACGAGACCGACCAACGATCGGTCGAGCAAACGATCAGCGTCGGCGTCGACCGCCAGGTACGCGGCTCGTTCTGGAGTTCGACCTACACGAAACGGCGCGAACACGAGGGGGAACTGCGCGACGCGAGCCTGTTCGCCGCGATTTCGTTACCGGGGATGAAGGCCGTCGGCCACTCCGTCAACCCGCTCGACGGGATGTCGAGCGAGGAACTCCTCGAAGAGATTCTCGAGCGAGTCGACGGGACGTACGGCTCGATAAAGGACGTCACTCACGAGGAGTCGTTCTCGCTCGAGATCCTCGAGGCGGGCCGGGAGGTGGACGTCTTCGTCGGCGAGACGGAGTTCGAGGGCGAGCGCGTCGAGGTCGACGTCACGATCACGTCGTTCGATCACGAAGACGACCTCCTCGTCCTGGTCGGGAGTCATCCCGACCTGCTCGCCGAGGAGTCGGCGAACCTCGAACTGTTGATGGAATCTGTCGAGCATCCGGTCGACGACGAATAG